One window of the Acaryochloris sp. CCMEE 5410 genome contains the following:
- a CDS encoding heme peroxidase family protein, whose product MQDIISEGDSNIPAGYTYLGQFIDHDITRDDSSDLMDDSVDPTDIMNVRTPALDLDCLYGSGPKLSAELFESDGVHLRVGMTSPTVDGEPGGEIPGIDQSLPNDLPRREDMSAIIGDSRNDENLAVAQTHLAFIKFHNAVVDRLVAEGSTLQGEALYEKARRQVVFLYQSIVLKDFLPRLIEVDVLKDVLTYGRKFYTDDLAECMPIEFSVAAYRLGHSMIRTVYEWNRVFNSDQERQATLDLLFEFSGGSGVRSANPEDTPFFDKPTVPTNWIVDWTRLYDFSGIPDIDSDPTLNFARQIDARLSFALKTLPEFQRMNLPDFMISLATRNLLRGRLMKLPSGQAVAQAMQNAGLKFTPITAAEIANGPHSDILLKHGLDQQTPLWYYILREAKIRNNGNKLGPVGSRIIAEVFVGLIANSPISVLKENQDLRFSMPELLAAVDDLNPLGNLG is encoded by the coding sequence ATGCAAGATATTATTTCAGAAGGTGATTCCAATATTCCGGCGGGCTATACCTACTTAGGCCAATTTATTGATCACGATATTACCCGGGATGATTCCTCTGATTTGATGGATGACAGCGTGGATCCGACGGACATTATGAATGTGCGTACCCCGGCTTTAGATTTGGATTGCCTGTATGGGAGTGGTCCCAAACTAAGCGCTGAGTTATTTGAATCAGATGGTGTACATCTCCGAGTGGGCATGACCAGTCCCACCGTTGATGGTGAACCAGGTGGCGAGATTCCTGGCATTGATCAATCGCTGCCCAATGATCTGCCCCGTAGAGAAGATATGTCGGCCATTATTGGTGATTCGCGCAATGATGAAAATCTAGCTGTTGCTCAAACCCACCTCGCATTTATTAAATTTCACAATGCGGTGGTAGATCGGTTAGTAGCAGAAGGTTCTACCTTACAAGGGGAGGCATTGTATGAGAAAGCTAGACGGCAGGTGGTCTTTTTGTATCAATCAATTGTTCTCAAGGATTTCTTGCCTCGTTTAATCGAGGTAGATGTTCTTAAAGATGTTCTGACGTATGGCCGTAAGTTCTATACGGATGATTTGGCAGAATGTATGCCGATTGAATTTTCTGTAGCTGCTTATCGTTTGGGGCACAGCATGATCCGTACGGTGTATGAATGGAATAGAGTTTTCAACTCGGATCAAGAGCGACAGGCAACCTTAGACCTATTATTTGAGTTTTCTGGTGGTAGTGGTGTTCGATCTGCTAATCCAGAGGATACTCCTTTCTTTGATAAACCCACTGTACCGACTAACTGGATTGTGGATTGGACTCGTCTATATGATTTCTCAGGCATTCCAGATATCGATAGCGATCCGACTCTCAACTTTGCTCGACAGATTGATGCGAGACTCTCCTTTGCCCTGAAGACACTACCTGAATTTCAGCGCATGAATTTACCCGATTTTATGATTTCTTTGGCGACTCGTAACTTATTGCGAGGACGCTTGATGAAGTTACCGTCAGGGCAAGCTGTAGCTCAAGCGATGCAAAATGCGGGTTTAAAATTTACGCCAATTACCGCTGCTGAAATTGCTAATGGTCCTCATAGTGACATTCTGTTGAAACACGGTTTAGATCAGCAAACTCCGCTGTGGTACTACATCTTGCGGGAAGCTAAAATCCGCAATAATGGCAATAAGCTAGGACCAGTAGGGAGTCGGATTATTGCAGAAGTATTTGTTGGGTTGATTGCCAATAGCCCTATCTCGGTTCTCAAAGAGAACCAAGATTTACGCTTCTCTATGCCTGAACTGCTGGCTGCAGTGGACGATCTAAACCCGTTGGGTAATTTAGGTTAA
- a CDS encoding sigma-70 family RNA polymerase sigma factor, with protein MTVQNTSEDLVLIHQVAEQNQAALSTLYDRYAGIIYAIAYKMLGSAEEAEEVVLDVFDQVWRTAAKYDRSRSRVDSWLFMQARSRTLDRLRKRQRQAKVVEASTVNAPIESDTKMALPEEHALIQERRDLVQVAMAQIPPEQQQVIELAYFQGLSQSEIAKQTGLSLGTVKTRIRLGLSKLRGILDHP; from the coding sequence ATGACCGTCCAAAACACCAGTGAGGACTTGGTTTTAATCCACCAAGTGGCTGAACAGAATCAAGCCGCACTATCGACGTTGTATGACCGATATGCAGGCATCATTTATGCGATCGCATACAAAATGCTGGGGTCCGCCGAAGAAGCCGAAGAAGTGGTCTTGGATGTGTTTGATCAAGTCTGGCGCACCGCCGCTAAATATGATCGCAGTCGCAGTCGAGTCGATTCTTGGCTATTTATGCAGGCCCGCAGCCGCACCTTAGACCGCCTTCGTAAACGTCAGCGCCAAGCCAAAGTCGTCGAAGCTTCCACGGTGAATGCACCTATCGAGTCCGATACCAAAATGGCCTTGCCCGAAGAACATGCCCTGATTCAAGAACGGCGTGATCTCGTCCAAGTTGCTATGGCCCAAATTCCACCGGAGCAACAGCAGGTGATTGAGTTAGCCTATTTTCAAGGGTTATCCCAATCAGAAATTGCCAAGCAAACCGGCCTATCTCTCGGCACTGTTAAAACTCGAATTCGGCTGGGCCTCAGTAAGTTGCGAGGCATTCTCGATCATCCTTAA
- a CDS encoding cupin domain-containing protein: MNHSAPQPKSEELSNWAALSALGALDDADQPVETLSAEELDAEIAGFEDAVSAIAYSVPAMPISPKLKERLFQRIDSTALKAPELYALMSTPINELIEWSKLMDWQAVPDSDEFSYAIYETNELHREFAIFVKSDQAGLFPRHHHAAGEEILVLAGDVVVDDQVYQKGDRIVSATDTIHQPATRNGCLLFCVASMDNQFVS; the protein is encoded by the coding sequence ATGAATCACTCAGCCCCACAACCCAAATCTGAAGAGCTTTCCAACTGGGCGGCCTTATCGGCGCTGGGGGCTTTGGATGATGCGGATCAGCCAGTTGAAACCTTGTCAGCGGAGGAACTGGATGCAGAAATCGCTGGGTTTGAAGATGCGGTTTCTGCGATCGCATATAGCGTTCCCGCCATGCCTATATCTCCCAAGCTGAAGGAGCGGCTGTTTCAACGGATTGACTCAACAGCCCTCAAAGCACCTGAGTTATATGCCCTGATGTCTACACCGATTAATGAGTTAATTGAATGGTCTAAGTTGATGGATTGGCAAGCGGTGCCTGATTCTGACGAATTTAGCTACGCCATCTACGAAACTAATGAGCTACACCGCGAATTTGCGATATTCGTCAAGTCTGATCAGGCTGGGCTATTTCCCCGACACCATCATGCTGCGGGAGAGGAAATCTTGGTTCTTGCGGGGGATGTTGTGGTGGATGACCAGGTGTATCAGAAGGGCGATCGCATTGTGTCTGCAACAGATACCATTCATCAACCTGCCACCCGCAACGGCTGTCTTCTGTTCTGCGTTGCCTCAATGGACAATCAATTTGTGTCTTAG
- a CDS encoding D-alanine--D-alanine ligase, whose product MFDSQVELMAAPEAQVNTHYHWREPEEVAAVTQALTDLGHTVDAIGSLDNLLHRWQQQDLPDLVWNLSVGALSRNRTALAPALLEHLGIPYTGGDAATKSLTLNKDWLKPVLDWCNIATPPWRRFGLGESITELPPWPVSLLKPTCEGYSLGLQRFETQDGLAVLQKQVQQLQSQFQTAVICEPLIVGREITVGVVGNLEPSLLGAVETLTPSGQALQEQVLDLQAKRQGGFQKVNVSLADSDLQPLRSAAWKLMNLLQPLDYATFDFRLDQQRQAYLVDVNADATLHPLRSLAQIAQAQNLTYPHLIKRVLMTTCHRWSLSLTTP is encoded by the coding sequence TTGTTTGACTCCCAAGTGGAGCTGATGGCTGCACCAGAGGCCCAAGTTAACACTCACTACCATTGGCGCGAACCGGAAGAAGTAGCTGCGGTGACCCAAGCCCTCACGGATTTAGGTCATACCGTCGATGCTATTGGGTCTCTGGATAATTTACTGCACCGTTGGCAGCAGCAAGATCTGCCTGATCTAGTGTGGAATCTATCCGTTGGGGCTCTGTCCCGCAATCGCACAGCCCTAGCCCCCGCACTGTTAGAACACCTAGGCATTCCCTATACCGGGGGTGATGCAGCCACCAAAAGTTTGACCTTAAACAAAGACTGGCTTAAGCCAGTTCTGGACTGGTGCAACATTGCCACGCCACCTTGGCGTCGCTTTGGTTTGGGGGAGTCGATTACAGAATTACCTCCTTGGCCCGTATCGCTACTGAAACCCACCTGTGAAGGTTATTCTTTAGGACTTCAAAGGTTCGAGACCCAGGATGGGCTGGCGGTATTGCAGAAACAGGTGCAGCAGCTTCAATCCCAGTTCCAAACTGCAGTAATTTGTGAACCGTTGATTGTGGGGCGAGAAATCACGGTCGGGGTGGTTGGCAATCTCGAACCGAGTTTACTAGGTGCCGTGGAAACTTTGACCCCTTCAGGTCAGGCACTGCAGGAGCAGGTTTTGGATTTGCAAGCAAAGCGTCAGGGTGGGTTTCAGAAAGTCAATGTTAGCTTGGCCGATTCAGACTTACAGCCCCTGCGGAGTGCGGCTTGGAAATTGATGAATCTGCTGCAACCTTTGGATTATGCAACTTTTGATTTTCGATTAGACCAACAGAGGCAAGCCTATCTGGTGGATGTGAATGCCGATGCGACGTTACATCCTTTGCGATCGCTCGCCCAAATCGCCCAAGCCCAAAACCTAACCTATCCACATTTGATTAAGCGAGTTTTGATGACGACGTGTCACCGCTGGAGCCTAAGCCTCACAACTCCATAA
- a CDS encoding tetratricopeptide repeat protein — translation MHTHSLTVDEPAQSPEFNKLLNQYRVSLQIFDRPKAKFKPEEILNLLTCRDQIQVFMTERSLLSSQQLLRLADLDCYLKKYEVLIATHLDLEAWQQLVNPPQTSWWWFLRAPEPRHWWNEYDWLFNAGTLVILTISASLITDTATRLFSGGIDLGSTLMISGQSLLALLAGGGALTQAGRQAYERILSRIRINKRYWQEASFTFALILVICLAGIHAALPGFAETANQNGEAHYQNGKLDSARKDFNRAIALKQDFPKAHFNLALVHEDLQQLEKAKAQYQLVVTQKDLVNCNAANADHCDDLMIWLQAHNNLAELDIVDEEYGKAAPLLQAGLRKLEQQGNTKTLEGKQLKYNLLKNLGWARLNQEFFTKAEHHLQQAAQIEPNAPDPFCMLAKVSEAKNEKQQALPDWKKCLTKAQQNPIVLETQPEVNQWVAEAQERLSVARDTKQENAKA, via the coding sequence ATGCATACCCATTCTTTGACGGTTGATGAGCCTGCTCAGTCACCTGAGTTCAACAAGCTGCTGAATCAGTATCGTGTTAGCTTGCAAATCTTTGATCGCCCAAAGGCAAAATTTAAGCCCGAAGAAATTCTCAATCTTTTGACCTGTCGGGATCAAATCCAGGTCTTTATGACGGAGCGATCATTGTTGAGTTCTCAGCAGTTATTGCGGCTAGCGGATTTAGATTGCTACCTCAAAAAATATGAGGTCTTGATTGCCACTCACCTTGACTTAGAGGCTTGGCAGCAGTTGGTTAATCCGCCCCAAACTTCTTGGTGGTGGTTTCTCAGGGCCCCAGAACCGAGGCATTGGTGGAACGAATATGATTGGCTGTTTAATGCCGGAACCCTGGTTATTTTGACCATCTCGGCCAGTTTAATTACCGATACCGCTACCCGTCTCTTCTCGGGGGGGATCGACTTGGGTTCAACATTAATGATCTCCGGCCAAAGCCTATTGGCATTGCTCGCGGGTGGAGGTGCTTTAACTCAAGCTGGCCGACAAGCCTATGAGCGTATTCTCAGTCGGATACGGATCAATAAGCGCTATTGGCAGGAGGCAAGTTTTACCTTCGCCCTGATTCTAGTTATATGTTTAGCAGGTATCCATGCTGCATTGCCTGGATTTGCGGAAACGGCCAACCAGAATGGCGAAGCTCATTACCAGAATGGCAAGTTAGACAGTGCTCGTAAGGACTTTAATCGAGCAATTGCCCTGAAGCAAGATTTTCCTAAGGCCCATTTCAATCTGGCCTTGGTCCATGAAGATTTGCAGCAGCTTGAAAAAGCGAAAGCACAGTATCAGCTGGTGGTGACTCAGAAAGATCTTGTGAACTGTAATGCTGCTAATGCTGACCATTGTGATGATCTGATGATTTGGCTCCAGGCTCATAACAATCTAGCTGAGCTGGATATTGTCGATGAAGAGTATGGCAAAGCGGCTCCGCTATTGCAGGCAGGGTTACGGAAGCTAGAACAACAGGGCAATACAAAGACTCTTGAAGGCAAACAGTTGAAATACAACCTCCTCAAGAATTTAGGGTGGGCACGGCTAAATCAAGAGTTTTTCACGAAGGCTGAACACCATCTTCAGCAGGCAGCCCAGATTGAACCGAATGCCCCTGATCCGTTTTGTATGCTGGCTAAAGTCTCTGAAGCGAAGAATGAGAAACAGCAAGCACTACCCGATTGGAAGAAGTGTCTGACCAAAGCCCAGCAAAATCCGATTGTTCTGGAGACTCAACCAGAAGTGAATCAATGGGTGGCTGAAGCTCAAGAACGATTATCAGTGGCTAGAGATACAAAGCAGGAGAACGCCAAAGCCTAA
- a CDS encoding lipoxygenase family protein, with amino-acid sequence MVKQTVSGKISRQFDQSPFRDTLIEIWDRDFGLDDLVGSDRTNDKGEFNIEYDTDDAGDTPDLTVKVIRLDYQSQPHVIYEEDGPRNVKGNYDFGTILIADWEYDPDYAVPLIRSEGAGIFASPQNFVAPQTRKILLKSVPWGIKRRNAGQQDSIEAAQTVFPENLTIENGKSRDDKFFIDATLNGFAPALMTRDSNGQFHVRYNLDQYRWDEIHQAPSVHLTMVKDGNDQLIPQKIEWKLRKIASFPPEFVDDGSAEPGDGAKWEQAKLYFRIAEFIDGQVKGHLGRGHLNVGQYAIALYRNIQKSPILKLLHPHLKSVSAINTFGKDIIFGDQGVLALSPLNSASLIDVMRDDLGQCNWKNWSPRSEVNSTGQHSYSKIQNLYWNILNEYVDKFFSLYEDKIKLDWKEIYYFSKDLENHSVPLVPPSIADGEQYVDNNEVSVERPANQKAISLITETMTHPGEQDIQNLKQACAYAIYHATIWHDWRNDNQANYGGEIDYARLAIDYSVEDAAFQLFIVNILVDVKHGYLTKNEENDIPREFISILKREWQNFEALGYDLRDLRSRINI; translated from the coding sequence ATGGTTAAGCAAACGGTTTCCGGCAAAATTTCTCGACAATTTGATCAATCGCCCTTTAGAGATACATTAATTGAAATTTGGGACCGAGATTTTGGGCTAGACGACCTAGTCGGTTCAGATAGAACGAACGACAAGGGCGAGTTCAACATTGAATATGATACGGATGATGCTGGTGACACCCCCGATCTAACCGTTAAGGTCATCCGATTGGACTATCAAAGTCAGCCTCATGTGATCTACGAGGAAGATGGTCCTAGGAATGTAAAAGGAAACTATGATTTCGGTACTATTTTGATTGCTGATTGGGAATATGATCCCGATTATGCAGTCCCACTGATACGTTCGGAAGGAGCAGGAATCTTTGCCTCTCCCCAGAATTTTGTCGCACCACAGACTCGTAAAATACTGCTTAAATCAGTCCCATGGGGCATAAAAAGACGGAATGCTGGACAACAGGATTCGATTGAAGCAGCGCAAACTGTTTTCCCAGAAAACCTCACCATCGAGAATGGTAAATCTAGAGACGATAAGTTCTTTATTGATGCCACTTTAAATGGTTTTGCGCCAGCGCTAATGACCCGAGATAGCAATGGACAATTTCATGTTCGCTACAACTTAGATCAATATAGATGGGATGAAATTCATCAAGCACCTAGTGTTCATTTAACAATGGTGAAAGATGGGAACGATCAGCTGATTCCCCAAAAAATTGAATGGAAACTAAGGAAAATTGCGTCTTTCCCTCCTGAATTTGTCGATGATGGTTCGGCTGAGCCTGGAGATGGGGCAAAGTGGGAGCAAGCGAAGCTGTATTTCCGTATTGCTGAGTTTATTGATGGACAGGTCAAGGGACATTTAGGCAGAGGGCATTTGAATGTGGGGCAGTATGCTATTGCCCTCTATCGAAATATTCAAAAAAGTCCCATCCTTAAACTTCTTCATCCCCATTTAAAGAGTGTTTCTGCAATTAATACATTTGGGAAAGATATTATTTTTGGAGATCAAGGAGTCCTTGCGCTTTCCCCCCTCAACTCAGCTTCTTTAATCGATGTGATGAGAGATGATCTGGGTCAATGTAATTGGAAGAACTGGTCGCCCAGAAGTGAGGTGAATTCTACTGGCCAGCATTCCTATTCGAAAATTCAGAATTTATATTGGAATATTCTGAATGAATACGTTGATAAATTCTTTTCGCTTTATGAAGACAAAATCAAATTAGACTGGAAAGAAATTTATTACTTCTCCAAAGATTTAGAAAACCATAGCGTTCCATTGGTTCCTCCATCCATCGCAGATGGAGAACAGTATGTTGATAATAATGAAGTCAGTGTCGAAAGACCAGCGAATCAAAAGGCAATTAGTCTAATCACAGAAACGATGACTCATCCTGGTGAACAGGATATCCAGAATCTCAAACAAGCCTGTGCCTATGCGATCTATCATGCAACGATTTGGCATGATTGGCGCAATGATAATCAAGCCAACTATGGTGGAGAAATTGATTATGCTCGTCTAGCAATTGATTATTCTGTTGAAGATGCCGCATTTCAGTTGTTTATCGTCAATATTCTAGTTGATGTCAAACATGGATATTTAACCAAGAATGAAGAGAATGATATTCCAAGAGAATTTATTTCAATCCTAAAGAGAGAATGGCAAAACTTTGAAGCACTGGGGTATGATTTGCGGGATTTAAGATCGCGGATCAATATTTAG
- a CDS encoding phage integrase N-terminal SAM-like domain-containing protein produces the protein MSPGVQKQPPRLLDQVRQSARLRHFSHKTEKSYIYYIRSFILFHQKRHPREMGIDEIHIFLSHLAIDKQIAASTQNVALSALLFLYQHVLSIDLPYIDNIERALKPARLPTVFSHSEVAKILDNMSRGHLLTASFLGFGVLLLCISSH, from the coding sequence ATGTCTCCTGGTGTCCAGAAACAGCCTCCACGCCTGCTAGATCAAGTTCGTCAATCAGCCAGACTTAGGCATTTTAGTCACAAGACTGAAAAGTCATACATCTACTACATTCGATCATTCATCCTGTTCCATCAGAAACGCCACCCTCGTGAAATGGGAATTGACGAGATTCATATCTTTCTCTCTCACCTAGCCATTGATAAACAGATAGCAGCCTCAACTCAAAATGTGGCATTGAGCGCTTTACTGTTTCTCTATCAGCACGTTCTGTCAATTGATTTACCTTACATTGACAATATTGAACGCGCTCTCAAGCCAGCACGGTTACCCACAGTCTTTTCACACTCTGAAGTCGCGAAGATTCTAGACAATATGAGTAGGGGCCACTTGTTGACAGCCAGCTTTTTAGGCTTTGGCGTTCTCCTGCTTTGTATCTCTAGCCACTGA
- a CDS encoding DUF1353 domain-containing protein, which produces MQYTGSVEIKFGEWPSLVPLRLKTSIGEPLASLRGASAKRYFRLEHDWEIHIGILNDRYPKEIGGTVVIPRSYESQSVPLSEAETHLDGASVPFPWLVSFLSFGVLRPLGVMLIASIVHDFAFKHGGLVYRDHSGKLEFCKIQRHLADKLFYDIIRTVNKMPFTALLAWAAVRLRVVLRSS; this is translated from the coding sequence ATGCAATACACTGGATCTGTTGAGATTAAGTTTGGAGAGTGGCCCAGTCTCGTTCCTTTAAGGCTCAAAACTAGCATCGGTGAACCTCTTGCATCTCTTCGAGGTGCTAGTGCAAAACGATACTTTAGATTAGAACATGATTGGGAAATACATATAGGGATACTTAACGACAGATATCCTAAAGAGATAGGTGGTACTGTTGTTATCCCGAGATCTTATGAAAGCCAATCAGTTCCTCTCAGCGAAGCAGAAACTCATCTTGATGGCGCATCTGTCCCATTTCCTTGGCTTGTCAGCTTTCTTAGTTTTGGTGTCTTACGACCACTGGGAGTAATGTTAATTGCGTCCATTGTCCATGATTTCGCCTTTAAACATGGCGGTCTTGTATATCGTGATCACTCTGGGAAGCTTGAATTTTGTAAGATCCAAAGACACCTAGCAGATAAGTTGTTTTATGACATTATTAGAACTGTAAATAAAATGCCCTTTACTGCTCTACTGGCTTGGGCTGCTGTTAGACTCAGGGTTGTTTTACGTTCCTCCTAG
- a CDS encoding DUF4331 domain-containing protein: protein MLSNPRQNQATRRFSAKSLLKLSGVVLGLGLSLGSIAPATLASDHDDGETNTKSRNLNLTDLYVFREGDQNPNASTDDLVLIMNTNPRSVARQQYYFNNKARYEFHIARTPDNDATSTGKPDVTLRFEFSKPKPNQTQTVKITTIRDGSSHVGKAITTPLNSDPKTTQVPMGGQTLSVFAGLREDPFFFDVEQFFRVRAGALGKGPAVGFRDPDKAVDFTTGYNVNAIAVRVPIKFLQNDSGATTFDVWQTISVRGKGGKYRQVERLARPAVNEGLIVSNDFLNALNSVGPDFEAAALAGQKPAAKIAGPIVNEAAQTLKAIGNDDQRTNTLLQAFLPDVMRIDTTDASGYGNALNSKGSPIRGRLLKDDVVDITLSVLTNGAITTDNVSYEGTPGNPSQGHSPLQTQFPYLALPN, encoded by the coding sequence ATGCTATCGAACCCTCGTCAAAATCAGGCTACCCGCCGATTCTCTGCTAAATCTTTGTTGAAATTGAGCGGCGTGGTTTTAGGACTTGGCCTCTCGTTGGGCAGCATTGCCCCCGCTACCTTGGCTTCGGATCATGATGATGGTGAAACCAATACCAAGAGCCGTAATCTCAACCTGACGGACTTATATGTGTTCCGGGAAGGCGATCAAAATCCCAACGCCTCCACCGATGACTTGGTGTTGATTATGAATACCAATCCTCGGTCGGTGGCACGGCAGCAATACTATTTCAATAACAAGGCCCGCTACGAATTTCATATTGCTCGCACCCCCGATAACGATGCCACCTCCACGGGTAAGCCGGATGTGACGTTGCGATTTGAATTTAGTAAACCCAAGCCCAATCAGACTCAGACCGTCAAAATCACCACGATTCGCGACGGCAGTAGTCATGTGGGCAAAGCGATCACCACTCCCCTCAATAGCGACCCCAAAACCACCCAAGTGCCCATGGGCGGCCAGACCCTCTCCGTTTTTGCCGGACTCCGAGAAGATCCCTTCTTCTTTGATGTGGAGCAGTTTTTCCGAGTCCGAGCCGGGGCATTAGGCAAAGGACCAGCCGTGGGATTCCGGGACCCTGACAAAGCCGTAGACTTTACAACGGGCTATAACGTTAATGCGATCGCAGTTCGTGTTCCCATCAAATTTCTCCAGAATGATTCTGGTGCTACGACCTTTGATGTTTGGCAAACCATTTCCGTCCGAGGCAAAGGCGGTAAGTATCGACAAGTGGAACGTTTGGCCCGTCCGGCAGTCAATGAAGGGCTGATTGTTTCCAATGATTTCCTTAATGCCCTTAACAGCGTCGGTCCTGACTTTGAAGCCGCTGCCCTAGCCGGGCAAAAGCCTGCGGCCAAAATTGCGGGTCCCATCGTTAATGAAGCTGCTCAAACCCTCAAAGCCATTGGCAACGATGACCAGCGTACCAATACCTTACTGCAAGCCTTCTTGCCTGACGTGATGCGAATTGATACCACGGATGCCAGCGGTTATGGCAATGCCCTGAATAGCAAAGGCAGCCCCATTCGCGGTCGCTTGCTCAAAGACGATGTGGTGGATATTACCCTGAGCGTTTTGACCAACGGAGCGATCACCACGGATAACGTCTCCTATGAGGGCACTCCTGGTAATCCCTCTCAGGGCCACAGTCCACTCCAAACCCAGTTTCCTTACCTGGCGCTCCCCAACTAA